One region of Primulina tabacum isolate GXHZ01 chromosome 1, ASM2559414v2, whole genome shotgun sequence genomic DNA includes:
- the LOC142552740 gene encoding uncharacterized protein LOC142552740 isoform X1 yields the protein MHLRVLIRTMLKRNTRLKKEYLYRKNLEVKERLLYEKKRKIREALAEGKPIPTELRNEEAALRQEIDLEDEHTAVPRSTIDDEYVNATNRDPKILLTTSRDPSAPLTQFVKELKFVFPNAQRMNRGGQVLSEIIETCRAHDFTDVILVHEHRGVPDGMIISHLPFGPTASFGLLNVVTRHDIKDRKAIGTMPEVYPHLILDNFSTKLGQRTANILKYLFPVPKPDTKRIVTFANQSDYISFRHHVYEKRGGPKSIELKEIGPRFEMRLYQVKLGTMEQDEAQTEWVIRPFMNTTKKRKFLGD from the exons GCATCTTAGGGTTTTAATAAGGACAATGTTGAAAAGGAACACGAGGCTGAAGAAAGAGTATCTTTATAGGAAAAATTTGGAGGTCAAAGAGCGGTTGCTCTatgagaaaaagagaaaaatccGGGAAGCCTTAGCAG AAGGAAAGCCAATTCCCACTGAGCTCAGAAATGAAGAGGCAGCCCTTCGCCAAGAAATTGATCTTGAAGATGAGCATACTGCTG TTCCCCGTTCAACCATTGATGACGAATATGTTAACGCAACCAACAGAGATCCCAAAATTTTGCTCACAACATCACGCGATCCTAGTGCTCCACTTACACAGTTTGTGAAG GAATTGAAGTTTGTTTTTCCAAATGCACAACGAATGAATCGAGGTGGTCAG GTTTTGTCAGAGATTATTGAAACTTGCAGAGCTCATGATTTCACAGATGTTATCTTAGTCCATGAACATCGTGGTGTACCAGATGGTATGATCATAAGCCATTTACCTTTTGGTCCTACTGCTAGCTTTGGTTTACTCAATGTG GTTACAAGACACGACATTAAGGATAGGAAAGCTATTGGAACAATGCCTGAGGTTTACCCACATCTGATACTTGACAACTTCTCTACTAAG CTCGGTCAAAGGACTGCAAACATTTTAAAGTATCTATTTCCTGTGCCCAAGCCGGATACAAAGCGAATTGTCACTTTTGCAAATCAATCAGATTATATTTCGTTCAG gcatcatgtttatgagaaACGTGGTGGTCCCAAatcgattgaactgaaagagataGGCCCCCGGTTCGAAATGCGGCTGTATCAG GTTAAATTAGGAACGATGGAACAGGACGAAGCTCAGACTGAATGGGTCATCAGGCCCTTTATGAACACAACAAAGAAGCGCAAATTTCTTGGGGATTGA
- the LOC142552740 gene encoding uncharacterized protein LOC142552740 isoform X2, whose translation MLKRNTRLKKEYLYRKNLEVKERLLYEKKRKIREALAEGKPIPTELRNEEAALRQEIDLEDEHTAVPRSTIDDEYVNATNRDPKILLTTSRDPSAPLTQFVKELKFVFPNAQRMNRGGQVLSEIIETCRAHDFTDVILVHEHRGVPDGMIISHLPFGPTASFGLLNVVTRHDIKDRKAIGTMPEVYPHLILDNFSTKLGQRTANILKYLFPVPKPDTKRIVTFANQSDYISFRHHVYEKRGGPKSIELKEIGPRFEMRLYQVKLGTMEQDEAQTEWVIRPFMNTTKKRKFLGD comes from the exons ATGTTGAAAAGGAACACGAGGCTGAAGAAAGAGTATCTTTATAGGAAAAATTTGGAGGTCAAAGAGCGGTTGCTCTatgagaaaaagagaaaaatccGGGAAGCCTTAGCAG AAGGAAAGCCAATTCCCACTGAGCTCAGAAATGAAGAGGCAGCCCTTCGCCAAGAAATTGATCTTGAAGATGAGCATACTGCTG TTCCCCGTTCAACCATTGATGACGAATATGTTAACGCAACCAACAGAGATCCCAAAATTTTGCTCACAACATCACGCGATCCTAGTGCTCCACTTACACAGTTTGTGAAG GAATTGAAGTTTGTTTTTCCAAATGCACAACGAATGAATCGAGGTGGTCAG GTTTTGTCAGAGATTATTGAAACTTGCAGAGCTCATGATTTCACAGATGTTATCTTAGTCCATGAACATCGTGGTGTACCAGATGGTATGATCATAAGCCATTTACCTTTTGGTCCTACTGCTAGCTTTGGTTTACTCAATGTG GTTACAAGACACGACATTAAGGATAGGAAAGCTATTGGAACAATGCCTGAGGTTTACCCACATCTGATACTTGACAACTTCTCTACTAAG CTCGGTCAAAGGACTGCAAACATTTTAAAGTATCTATTTCCTGTGCCCAAGCCGGATACAAAGCGAATTGTCACTTTTGCAAATCAATCAGATTATATTTCGTTCAG gcatcatgtttatgagaaACGTGGTGGTCCCAAatcgattgaactgaaagagataGGCCCCCGGTTCGAAATGCGGCTGTATCAG GTTAAATTAGGAACGATGGAACAGGACGAAGCTCAGACTGAATGGGTCATCAGGCCCTTTATGAACACAACAAAGAAGCGCAAATTTCTTGGGGATTGA